One genomic region from Corvus hawaiiensis isolate bCorHaw1 chromosome 28, bCorHaw1.pri.cur, whole genome shotgun sequence encodes:
- the LINGO3 gene encoding leucine-rich repeat and immunoglobulin-like domain-containing nogo receptor-interacting protein 3: MPHTMTWWLPVLALHVVLLSPRAGACPARCECAPQLRSVLCHRKRLTAIPEGIPTETRVLELNKNRIRCLNPGDLSPYPLLEELDFSENIISNVEPGAFSNLFNLQTLRLRGNQLKLIPPGVFTKLTNLTLLDISENKLVILLDYMFQDLRNLKSLDVGDNDLVYISQRAFSGLLGLEQLTIEKCNLTSISAESLSYLQNLEVLRLRHLSISALEDQNFKKLYNLLQLEIDNWPLLEEVSPTSFQGLNLTSLSITYTNITAVPAAALRNLVYLRYLNLSYNPISTVLKGSFKDLIRLQELHIVGALLVSVEPQAFSGLRQIRLLNLSSNFLSTLEESTFHSVNTLETLRVDRNPLACDCRLLWILQRRKTLNFDGQQPMCSSPPEIQGNALRDFPDSVLFEYFTCQKPKIRDRKLQHVTAREGQSVSFLCRADGEPDPSIAWVSPQHRMITTRSTGRATVLPGGTLEIRFAQVQDSGTYICIASNAGGNDTYFATLTVKGRLADGAHHANRTLYLSDFNDTFHNDTQVFLKFTLDLKTILVSTAMGCITFLGVVLFCFLLLFVWSRGRGQHKNNFSVEYSFRKVDGPTTTTGQGGARKFNMKMI, encoded by the coding sequence ATGCCCCACACAATGACATGGTGGCTCCCGGTGCTGGCCCTGCACGTGGTCCTGCTGTCCCCGCGGGCAGGCGCCTGCCCCGCGCGCTGCGAGTGCGCCCCACAGCTGCGCTCGGTGCTGTGCCACCGCAAGCGCCTCACCGCCATCCCCGAGGGCATCCCCACCGAGACCAGGGTCCTGGAGCTCAACAAGAACCGCATCCGCTGCCTCAACCCCGGGGACCTGTCCCCGTACCcgctgctggaggagctggattTCAGCGAGAACATCATCTCCAATGTGGAGCCCGGCGCCTTCAGCAACCTGTTCAACCTGCAGACCCTGCGGCTGCGGGGCAACCAGCTCAAGCTCATCCCCCCGGGGGTCTTCACCAAGCTGACCAACCTGACCCTGCTGGACATCAGCGAGAACAAGCTCGTCATCCTGCTGGACTACATGTTCCAGGACCTGCGCAACCTGAAGAGCCTGGACGTGGGCGACAACGACCTGGTGTACATCTCCCAGCGCGCCttctcggggctgctgggcctggagcagctgaccATTGAGAAGTGCAACCTGACCTCCATCTCGGCCGAGTCGCTGTCCTACCTCCAGAACCTGGAGGTGCTGCGGCTCCGGCACCTCAGCATCTCTGCGCTGGAGGACCAGAACTTCAAGAAGCTCTACaacctcctgcagctggagatcGACAACTGGCCACTGCTGGAGGAGGTGTCCCCCACCAGCTTCCAGGGCCTGAACCTCACCTCGCTCTCCATCACCTACACCAACATCACAGCCGTGCCCGCCGCTGCCTTGAGGAACTTGGTGTACCTGCGGTACCTCAACCTGTCCTACAACCCCATTAGCACTGTGCTGAAGGGCTCCTTCAAAGACCTCATCCggctccaggagctccacaTCGTGGGCGCTCTCCTGGTGTCCGTGGAGCCACAGGCTTTCTCCGGCCTGAGACAGATCCGGCTGCTCAACCTCTCCAGCAACTTCCTGTCCACGCTGGAGGAGAGCACCTTCCACTCGGTCAACACGCTGGAGACGCTGCGGGTGGACAGGAACCCCCTGGCCTGCGACTGCCGGCTCCTCTGGATCCTGCAGCGGCGGAAGACGCTCAACTTCGACGGGCAGCAGCCCATGTGCTCCTCACCTCCCGAAATCCAGGGCAACGCCCTGCGCGACTTCCCGGACTCGGTGCTCTTCGAGTACTTCACCTGCCAGAAGCCCAAGATCCGGGATCGGAAGCTGCAGCACGTGACGGCGCGAGAGGGGCAGTCCGTGTCCTTCCTGTGCCGGGCCGACGGGGAGCCCGACCCCTCCATCGCCTGGGTGTCCCCCCAGCACCGCATGATCACCACCCGCAGCACGGGGCGGGCCACGGTGCTGCCCGGGGGCACCCTGGAGATCCGCTTCGCCCAGGTGCAGGACAGCGGCACCTACATCTGCATCGCCAGCAACGCCGGTGGCAACGACACCTACTTCGCCACCCTGACGGTCAAGGGGCGCCTGGCCGACGGCGCCCACCACGCCAACCGGACTTTGTACCTCAGCGACTTCAACGACACCTTCCACAACGACACCCAGGTCTTCTTGAAGTTCACCTTGGACCTCAAGACCATCCTGGTCTCCACAGCCATGGGCTGCATCACCTTCCTGGGCGTGGTGCtcttctgcttcctcctgctcttcgTCTGGAGCCGCGGCCGGGGACAGCACAAGAACAACTTCTCCGTGGAGTATTCCTTCCGCAAGGTGGATggtcccaccaccaccaccggCCAAGGAGGGGCCAGGAAGTTCAACATGAAGATGATTTGA